The Microbacterium sp. zg-Y1090 sequence GCGGGGTCGGTGACGGCGTTCGCGACGGACCCTGTGCAGCTGGGCGGGGCCCGTCTGCTCGACCAGGCCGGGGTGCTCAGCAGCGCCGAGGTGGACAGGGTCGAGGACCGTCTCGCGGTGCTGTACGACGAGACCAGCGTCGACCTCTACGTCGTCCTCGTCGACGAATTCACGAATCCCGGCGATCGCCAGCAGTGGGCCGATGAGGTCGCGGTCGCCAATGGCCTCGGCGAACGGCAGTACCTGCTGGCCATCGCCACCGAGGGCCGCCAGTACTACATCTCCTCCGACCCGAACGGTCCCCTCAGCGACGGCGATCTCGACGCCATCGAGCAGGACATGCGCCCGCTGCTGGGACAGAACGACTACGCCGGCGCGATCGAGCTGGCGGCCGACCGGTTCGAGTCCGACCTCTCGGGCGGGGGCGGCGTCAGCTGGGTGTGGATCGTCGTCATCGTCGCCGCCGTGGGAGCACTCGTGTTCGTCTTCATCCGCACGCGACGCGGCGCGAAGAAGAGCGGCACGTCCGCGGACGAGGTCGCGGCGCTGCCGACGGCCGAACTCGCCCGCCGTGCCTCGTCGGCGCTCGTGGCCGTGGATGACGCCCTGCGCACCAGTGAGCAGGAGCTCGGCTTCGCCCGCGCGCAGTTCGGCGACGCCGCCACGGTCGAGTTCGCCGAGGCACTGGCCAAGGCCAAGGAGAATCTCAACCAGGCGTTCACGATCAAGCAGCAGCTCGACGACAGCGAACCCGACACGGAGGAGCAGACCCGGGCCTGGAACGCCGAGATCATCCGGCTGTGCGAGGAGGCCGACGCCGACCTCGACGAGAAGGCCGAAGCGTTCGAGGAGCTGCGCAAACTCGAGCAGAACGCCCCCGAAGCGCTCGCCCGCGTGCAGGAGCAGCGGGCCTCCGTCGGCGGCCGCCTCGATGCCGCCGCCACCACGTTGCAGACCCTGCGCAGCACTTACGCGCCTGAGGCACTCGCGACGGTGGCCGACAACCCCGACCAGGCCCGCGAGCGCCTGGCGTTCGCCGATGAGCAGCTCACCGCTGCCGCCGCCGCGATCGCTGCAGGCGAGGGGGGCGAGGCAGCCGTCGCCATCCGCGCGGCCGAGGGTGCCGTCGACCAGGCTGCGCTGCTGGAGGACGCGATCGGTCGGCTCCGCGACGACTTCGCGCAGGGCGAGAAGGATGCCACGGCACTCATCGCCGACCTCGAGCACGACATGGCCGTCGCCGCCGCGCTGCCCGACCCCGACGGTCAGGTCGCCGCGACCATCGCCGCCACCCGTCAGCAGGTCGACACCGCCCGCGCGAACCTGACCTCGACCGCCAAGCGGCCGCTGGTCACCCGCGAGGCCCTCGAGGCCGCGAACACCCGCATCGACGGCGTGGTCGCAGCCGTCCGCAATGCACAGGAGCGGGCGCAACGCGCCCAGCAGCAGCTCGGCCAGCAGATCGCCCAGGCTCAGGCGCAGGTGTCGGCCGCCGAGGACTACATCTCCGCGCGCCGGGGAGCCGTCGGCGCCCAGGCACGCACCCGGCTCGCCGAGGCGGGCGCCGCTCTCGTACAGGCGCAGCAGGTGGCCGCCACCGCGCCCGAGCAGGCTCTCCCCCTCGCGCAGCGCGCGACCCGTCTCGCTTCGCAGGCGATCCAGCAGGCCCAGAACGACGTGGGCGGCTTCACCGGCGGCGGCTACGGCAGCGGCGGTGACGGCAGCGTCATGGGAGCCGTCATCGGCGGCCTCGTCATCAACTCGCTGCTCAACAGCGGCGGCGGACGCGGCCGATCCGGCGGCTTCGGCGGCGGCTTCGGCGGCGGCTTCGGCGGCGGCTTCGGCGGCGGCGGCAGCCGCAGCGGGCGCAGCAGCGGCGGTTTCGGCGGCGGACGCAGCGGGCGCAGCAGCGGCGGCAGCCGCAGCGGCCGCAGCGGAGGGGGGCGCTTCTGACCCCCTGGCCCGGCCGCCGGCGCGCGGCATCCACCGTTCAGTCCACATCACTTCGACAGGAAGGCACATCCATGGCAAAGCAGTCCATCTTCGGTCGCATCTCGACCCTCATGAAGGCGAACATCAACGCGCTCCTCGACTCGGCCGAGGACCCGCAGAAGATGCTCGACCAGCTCGTGCGCGACTACACCAACTCCATCGCCGACGCCGAGTCGGCCATCGCCGAGACGATCGGCAACCTGCGCCTGCTCGAGCGCGACCACCAGGAGGACGTGCAGGCGGCCGCGGAATGGGGCAACAAGGCCCTCGCCGCCAGCCGCAAGGCCGACGAGCTGCGCACCGCCGGCAACACCGCCGACGCGGACAAGTTCGACAACCTGGCCAAGATCGCCCTTCAGCGTCAGATCAGCGAGGAGAACGAGGCCCGCGCGATCGCGCCGACCATCGCCACGCAGAGCGAGGTCGTCGAGAAGCTGAAGGACGGCCTCAACGGCATGAAGCAGAAGCTGGAGCAGCTGAAGTCGAAGCGCTCCGAGCTGCTGGCCCGTGCGAAGACCGCCGAGGCGCAGAACAAGGTGCACGACGCCGTGCGGTCGATCGACGTGCTCGACCCCACCAGCGAACTCGGCCGCTTCGAGGACAAGGTGCGCCGCCAGGAGGCCCTCGCAGCCGGCAAGCAGGAGCTCGCGGCGTCCACCCTCGACGCGCAGTTCAATCAGCTCGAGGACGTCGGCGAGCTCACCGAGGTCGAGGCGCGACTGGCTGCGCTGAAGTCCGGCGCCCCGGCGAAGGCGATCGACTCCGGCGCCTGAGCCGCACCGCACGACGCTCCGGGCGCCGCTCCTTCCGGGGCGGCGCCCGGAGTCGTCTCCGGCGCCGCGCGCGGCCGGCGATTTCCCACGGCGCGGACGCACGCCGCACCTCCTGCGACAGGGAAGGATGGTGTCATGACCCGGTTCATCGTCGTACCGCAATGGCAGGGCTCACCGTCTGCGCGCGCCATGCTCCTCGTCGATGGCGCGGAGGTGATCGCCGGCGACCTGCCGCGATCCGCCTGCACCCGCATCGACATCCCGCTCGAGGCCGGCGAGTCGCTCGGCACGGGCGTGCACCGGCTGAGCGCCCTGGCACGGATCCAGGCGCTGGTGACCGAAGCGCTCGCCCCTCTCGCCGAGCCCGCCGTGGTCGTCGGCGGCGACTGCGCCGTGGCCGTTCCCGCCATCGGACACGCGGCTCAGCGGCACCCGAACCTCGCGGTGGTCTGGCTCGACGCCCACCCGGATCTGCATGATCCGGCGTCCTCCCCGTCCGGAGCCTACGCGGGGATGGCACTGCGGGCGGTGCTCGGCGACGGCGAGCGCGCGCTGCCGGCCGGCGCGGTGCCGGCGGAGCGCGTCGTGCTGGCGGGGGCGCGCGAGGTGGATGCCGCAGAAGCCGCGTACCTGGAGGCATCCCCGCTCACCGTTCTCGCCGCCGACGCCCTCGCCGACCCCGATGCGCTGGCCGACGCGGTCGCCGCCACCGGGGCCGACGCCGTCTACGTGCACGTCGATCTGGACGTCCTGGATCCGGCAGCCATCATCGGGGTGAGCTCCGCCGTGCCGTTCGGTGTCGAGGTGCCGCAGCTGGTCGCCTCCCTCGCACGGCTGCGCAACCGGATCCCGCTGGTCGGCGCGTCGCTGGCCGGGTTCGCCCCGGTGACCCCGGCGGCCGCCGTCGACGACATGGGCGCGATCCTCCGGGTGATCGGCGCGCTCGCGTGAGTCCTCTCACCCCTCCCCCTGCCGGGTGGCGGGAGCGGGCCGACCGGGCCGTGGCCCGCGGTCGCCGCGCGGACCGCATGATCCCCGCCGTGCTGCTGGACTCCCCGCTCAGCCGGGTCGGCTACCTCGCGGGGACGGCCTTCGGATTCGTGTGGGGGACGCTGTGGTCCACCGGACCCATCGAACGCCGGGCGGGACTGTGGGTCTTCCGCGGGATGCCGTCGTGGACCTACGGGCGCGGCGGGGTGTGCGTGGGCGGCTGCTTCCTCACCGGAACCGGTCGCGTCACGCCGCAACTGCTGGCCCATGAGGCGCGGCACAAGCGTCAGTGGCAGCGCTACGGAGCCCTCATGCCGGTGCTGTACCTGCTGGCGGGGCGCAACCCGCTGACGAACCGCTTCGAGATCGAGGCCGGCCTCGAAGACGGCCGCTACGTGCCGCGGGGGTCGTGACGCGCGACGCCACGGCGCCACGGCGCCACGGTCGACCGTCAGCGGGCGGTCGAGAGCCCGAAGCGCTCGGGGGTGCGGATGTCCTCGGCGGGCATGCCGAGGGTGCCGGTGAGGTGGTCGACGATGTCGGCGGTGCCGAGGTAGCCGCCCAGGAGCATGACGCGGGTGCCGTGGCCGTCGGCGCACAGCATCTCGTCGGCCCAGGCGTTCACCGCGCGCGCGAGCGCCTGCCCGCGGGCGCAGCCCCGGCCGGTGCCCGGCTCACCCGAGCGGCGGGAGCGGTCGAGCCACGTCACCGTCATGCGCGGCGGCACGGCGAGGTCGGCCTGCCAGGACGCGTCGGGCACCTCGATGAAGACACGGCCCGTGGAGCACAGCGGCAGCGTGGCGATGAGCGCCTGCAGCTCGGCGAGCGCGTGCTCGTCGGCGGTCACCAGGTGCTGCACACGGGTGTGCTTGGCCGCGCGGCAGGCGGCGGCGCTGTGGGGTGCGGTGCTCATGACGCCTCCACGATACACCGACCAAGGGTTGCCTAACCTATGAAGGGCTGTGTACCAGCACCGACGTGAGTTCGGCGATCTCGTCGTCGCCCAAGCCGTGCGCGCGCAGGAACTCCACGGGCGCGCCGTAGCGCTCGCGCAGTCCGTCGAGCAGGGTGCGCATGGCGGCCGCGGGCGATTTCGTGGCCAGCTCCTCGAGGTGGCGGGACTGCGGATGCTGCGAGCGCAGGTACGCCAGCACCCGGGCGTTGCGCTGGGGAGGCAGCAGCGCCTCCGTGCGCGCGTAGTCGGCGACGACGGCATCCTCCGCCACTCCCGCGGCCGCGAGGGTCAGCGCCACCGTCACCCCGGTGCGGTCCTTGCCGACCGTGCAGTGCACGAGCACCGGCTGGTTCGCGAGCACCCCGCGCACGACCTCCACGACACGGTCTGCCGCCTCGTCGAGCAGCGCACGGTAGAAGTCGTCGAGACACACGTCCTGCTCGAAGAACGAGGCGGCCGAGCCCGTGAACAGCGGAAGTCGCAGGGTCTCCAACCCCAGGCCGTCCACCAGCGAGGGCTCGAGGGCCACCTCGTCGTCGGCACGCAGGTCGATCACCCGCCGCAGGCCCAGTTCGCGCAGCGTCGCCCTCCCGCTGTCGTCGAGGCGGGCGAGGTTGCCCGAGCGGAAGAGCACGCCCGACCGGGTGACGCCGGCGCGCGCCGGCAGCCCTCCGACGTCACGGAAGTTCAGCGCCCCCGCGACGATGCGGTCGGCGGCCGTCACGCGTTCTCCCCGGCGCGGGGCTCCACCGGGTAGCGTCCGGCGATGGCCACGCGGTTGAACGCGTTGATCGACACGAGGATCCAGCTGAGCGCGACATACTCCTGCTCCGAGAGGATGCCGCCGACGTGGTCGTACACCTCGTCGGAGACGCCCTCCTCATGGATGTACACGTGCGCCTCGGTGAGCTCGAGCGCGGCACGCTCCCGCTCGGTGAACACCCCGGAGTCGCGCCACACCGGCAGCTGCGCCACCAGGTCGACGTCCATTCCCGCTGCCACGGCGCGGTCCACGTGCACACGCACGCAGTAGGCGCACCCGTTGAGCTGCGACGCGTGGATCTGCACGAGTTCGCGCAGGCGGGCGTCGATGCCGGCGTCGTCGGCGAGCGACCCGACGGTCTTGGCGAGGCCTTCCAGCGCACGGTAGGCGCCGCGGGCGGAGCGGGACAGGTGCACACGCGGCTGATCGGTCATGGTCCGACCCTAGCCGCCTGCTGCGGAGGGGCGCCTGCGGCGGTGTGGCGCGCGCAGGCATCTCTCGGCGGAGCGCGATTATCCTGGTCGCGCCGCGCATGGGCACCCGATGCGCGACCATGCCCAGCAGGACCATAGGCTGTTACGCGCACCAGCGTATGCGGGGGCCCGCCAGCACCGACGCCGCCCGCCCTGTGAAAGGACCTCTCCCATGCTCCGCCGCAGCACCACCCTGGCCGCCGCCGTGCTCATGGCCGGCGCGCTCGCCCTCACCGCCTGCAGCGCGTCGCCGTCCCCGGCGCCGAGCACGAGCGCCGCCGCCGACCCGGATGCGTCGGTCGCGGTTCGCCTGGTCGCCGAGCCCGGCAACCTCGACATCCGCGAGACCGCGGGAGCCGCCCTCGACCAGCTGCTCATCGACAATGTCTACCAGGGCCTCGTCTCGCGCACGCCCGAGCAGGACATCGTCCCGGCGCTCGCCAGCGACTACGAGGTCTCCCCCGACGGCCTCACCTACACCTTCACGCTGCGGGAGGGCGTCGTCTTCCACGACGGCCAGCCGCTGACCCCGCAGGACGTCGTGTGGTCGCTCACCCAGGTGCGTGACACCCCGTCGTACCGCGACTCCGACCGTCTGGCGGGCGTCACCGGCATCGCAGTCGACGGCCAGGACATCGTCCTGACCCTCGCCGAACCCGACTCGAGCCTGCTGTGGAACCTCACCGGTCGCGCCGGACTCATCCTCAAGGAGGGTGACACGATCGACCGCAAGACGGCAGCCAACGGCACCGGTCCCTTCACCCTGTCGTCGTGGAAGCAGGGCGACAGCGTCACCCTGCAGCGATTCGAGCAGTACTGGGGCGACCCGGCGGGCGCCGCCGAGGTGGTCTTCGCCTACATCCCCGAGAACCAGGCGGCCCTCAACGCCGCTCTCGCCGGTGAAGTCGACGTGGTCACCGGTTTCGACGCGAACCTCGCCGAGCAGATCGAGGCCAACGGCGACTTCACCGTCGAGGTGGGCGCCTCCACCGACAAGGGCACGCTCGCGATGAACGCGTCCGAGGGCCCGCTGGCCGACGTGCAGGTGCGTCAGGCCATCCGCCAGGCGATCGACCACGACGCGATCGTCGAGGCGATCGGTGCCGGGCAGACGCAGTACGGACCGATCCCCGAACTCGACCCCGGCTATGAGGACCTCTCCGACGTCGCACCGTTCGACCCCGACGCGGCCCGCGAGCTGCTGGAAGAGGCCGGTGCGGACGACCTCGAGCTGACCCTCACCATCCCCTCGTTCTACGGCACGACGGTGTCGCAGATCCTGGTCTCCAACCTGCACGACGTGGGGGTGACTTTGAAGGTGGATGCCGTGGAGTTCTCGTCCTGGCTCAACGACGTGTACATCAACAAGGACTTCGACCTGAGCTTCGTGCTGCACACCGAGGCGCGCGACTTCGAGAACTGGGCGAACCCGGACTACTACTTCGGCTATGACAACGCCGAGGTGCAGGAGCTGTTCGCGCAGTCCCTCGCCGCAACCGACGAAGCCGAAGCCGCGGAACTGCTGGCCGAGGCCGCCCGCATCGTGTCCGAGGACCACGTGGCCGACTGGCTGTACAACGGCGCATCGGTCGTCGCCGTCGGCGCTAGCATCTCGGGTATGCCCACGGTGAACGTCAACGAGCGCCTGAACCTCGCCGAGCTGACCAAGAGCGAGGGGTGATCCGCTACGCGCTGACGCGGCTGGCCCTGCTGCTGCTTGGCCTCGTCGTCGCCAGCGTGTTGATCTTCCTGACCCTTCGGGTGCTCCCCGGCGACGTCGCCCAGATGATCGCGGGCGTCGGCAGCACCCCCGAGCAGGTCGCGGCCATCCGCACGCGACTGGGCCTGGACCAGCCGCTGTTCCTGCAGTACCTCGACTGGATGGCGGGCGTGGCCAGGGGCGACCTCGGCACGTCACTGCTGACCGGCGCACCCGTGGCCACCGAGCTCGCGCAGAAGGCGCAGGTCACGGTGCCCCTCGGCATCCTCGCCATGGTCATCGCCCTCGTCTTCAGCGTGCCGCTCGGGGTCGCCTCGGCGCTGCGCCGCGGCCGGGCCGACGGCACTCTCATCACCGTCGGCGCACAGACCCTCGCCGCTGTGCCGGTGGTGTGGGCGGGCATGATGCTCGTCGTGGTGTTCGCGGTGTGGCTCGGCTGGCTGCCCGCGCAGGGGTTCCCGCGCGCCGGGTGGACCGACCCATGGGCGGCCTGGCGGGCGCTGCTGCTGCCGGCGGTGACGATCGGCATCGTCGAGGGCGCCATGCTGCTGCGCTTCGTGCGCTCGGCGACGCTGCAGGCGGTGGGGCAGGACTACGTGCGCACCGCGGCCGCGAAGGGGCTGACCCGCACCCAGGCGCTGGTGCGGCACGGACTGCCCAACGTCGGACTCTCCGTGATCACGGTGCTCGGCCTTCAGGTGGCCGGCATCATCGTGGGCGCCGTCGTGATCGAGCAGCTGTTCTCGCTCCCCGGCATCGGTCGCATGCTGGTCACCGATGTGGGGCAGCGCGATCTGCCGAAGGTGCAGGGCGAGCTGCTCGTGCTCACCGGGTTCGTGCTCGTCGTCGGCTTCCTCGTCGACCTGTTCCACCGGGTCGTGGACCCCCGGCAGCGGGAGGCGGAATGAGCGCCCCCGCCGGTGCCACCTCCTCCCCCGCGATCACGGGGCGATGGGGCTGGCTGCGCCGACTCCTCCGCCTGACCACCGGGCGGGTCGGCGTGGCCGTCGTCCTCGCCGTCGGGGTCACCGCCGTCGTCGCAGCGGTCTGGACGCCGTTCAACCCGCAGCAGGTGGACATCTCCGA is a genomic window containing:
- a CDS encoding TPM domain-containing protein, with protein sequence MRRRWALVLATILAVLFSAGSVTAFATDPVQLGGARLLDQAGVLSSAEVDRVEDRLAVLYDETSVDLYVVLVDEFTNPGDRQQWADEVAVANGLGERQYLLAIATEGRQYYISSDPNGPLSDGDLDAIEQDMRPLLGQNDYAGAIELAADRFESDLSGGGGVSWVWIVVIVAAVGALVFVFIRTRRGAKKSGTSADEVAALPTAELARRASSALVAVDDALRTSEQELGFARAQFGDAATVEFAEALAKAKENLNQAFTIKQQLDDSEPDTEEQTRAWNAEIIRLCEEADADLDEKAEAFEELRKLEQNAPEALARVQEQRASVGGRLDAAATTLQTLRSTYAPEALATVADNPDQARERLAFADEQLTAAAAAIAAGEGGEAAVAIRAAEGAVDQAALLEDAIGRLRDDFAQGEKDATALIADLEHDMAVAAALPDPDGQVAATIAATRQQVDTARANLTSTAKRPLVTREALEAANTRIDGVVAAVRNAQERAQRAQQQLGQQIAQAQAQVSAAEDYISARRGAVGAQARTRLAEAGAALVQAQQVAATAPEQALPLAQRATRLASQAIQQAQNDVGGFTGGGYGSGGDGSVMGAVIGGLVINSLLNSGGGRGRSGGFGGGFGGGFGGGFGGGGSRSGRSSGGFGGGRSGRSSGGSRSGRSGGGRF
- a CDS encoding PspA/IM30 family protein, giving the protein MAKQSIFGRISTLMKANINALLDSAEDPQKMLDQLVRDYTNSIADAESAIAETIGNLRLLERDHQEDVQAAAEWGNKALAASRKADELRTAGNTADADKFDNLAKIALQRQISEENEARAIAPTIATQSEVVEKLKDGLNGMKQKLEQLKSKRSELLARAKTAEAQNKVHDAVRSIDVLDPTSELGRFEDKVRRQEALAAGKQELAASTLDAQFNQLEDVGELTEVEARLAALKSGAPAKAIDSGA
- a CDS encoding arginase family protein gives rise to the protein MTRFIVVPQWQGSPSARAMLLVDGAEVIAGDLPRSACTRIDIPLEAGESLGTGVHRLSALARIQALVTEALAPLAEPAVVVGGDCAVAVPAIGHAAQRHPNLAVVWLDAHPDLHDPASSPSGAYAGMALRAVLGDGERALPAGAVPAERVVLAGAREVDAAEAAYLEASPLTVLAADALADPDALADAVAATGADAVYVHVDLDVLDPAAIIGVSSAVPFGVEVPQLVASLARLRNRIPLVGASLAGFAPVTPAAAVDDMGAILRVIGALA
- a CDS encoding Fe-S oxidoreductase, whose protein sequence is MSPLTPPPAGWRERADRAVARGRRADRMIPAVLLDSPLSRVGYLAGTAFGFVWGTLWSTGPIERRAGLWVFRGMPSWTYGRGGVCVGGCFLTGTGRVTPQLLAHEARHKRQWQRYGALMPVLYLLAGRNPLTNRFEIEAGLEDGRYVPRGS
- a CDS encoding siderophore-interacting protein; protein product: MSTAPHSAAACRAAKHTRVQHLVTADEHALAELQALIATLPLCSTGRVFIEVPDASWQADLAVPPRMTVTWLDRSRRSGEPGTGRGCARGQALARAVNAWADEMLCADGHGTRVMLLGGYLGTADIVDHLTGTLGMPAEDIRTPERFGLSTAR
- a CDS encoding tyrosine-protein phosphatase gives rise to the protein MTAADRIVAGALNFRDVGGLPARAGVTRSGVLFRSGNLARLDDSGRATLRELGLRRVIDLRADDEVALEPSLVDGLGLETLRLPLFTGSAASFFEQDVCLDDFYRALLDEAADRVVEVVRGVLANQPVLVHCTVGKDRTGVTVALTLAAAGVAEDAVVADYARTEALLPPQRNARVLAYLRSQHPQSRHLEELATKSPAAAMRTLLDGLRERYGAPVEFLRAHGLGDDEIAELTSVLVHSPS
- a CDS encoding carboxymuconolactone decarboxylase family protein produces the protein MTDQPRVHLSRSARGAYRALEGLAKTVGSLADDAGIDARLRELVQIHASQLNGCAYCVRVHVDRAVAAGMDVDLVAQLPVWRDSGVFTERERAALELTEAHVYIHEEGVSDEVYDHVGGILSEQEYVALSWILVSINAFNRVAIAGRYPVEPRAGENA
- a CDS encoding ABC transporter substrate-binding protein, with product MLRRSTTLAAAVLMAGALALTACSASPSPAPSTSAAADPDASVAVRLVAEPGNLDIRETAGAALDQLLIDNVYQGLVSRTPEQDIVPALASDYEVSPDGLTYTFTLREGVVFHDGQPLTPQDVVWSLTQVRDTPSYRDSDRLAGVTGIAVDGQDIVLTLAEPDSSLLWNLTGRAGLILKEGDTIDRKTAANGTGPFTLSSWKQGDSVTLQRFEQYWGDPAGAAEVVFAYIPENQAALNAALAGEVDVVTGFDANLAEQIEANGDFTVEVGASTDKGTLAMNASEGPLADVQVRQAIRQAIDHDAIVEAIGAGQTQYGPIPELDPGYEDLSDVAPFDPDAARELLEEAGADDLELTLTIPSFYGTTVSQILVSNLHDVGVTLKVDAVEFSSWLNDVYINKDFDLSFVLHTEARDFENWANPDYYFGYDNAEVQELFAQSLAATDEAEAAELLAEAARIVSEDHVADWLYNGASVVAVGASISGMPTVNVNERLNLAELTKSEG
- a CDS encoding ABC transporter permease translates to MIRYALTRLALLLLGLVVASVLIFLTLRVLPGDVAQMIAGVGSTPEQVAAIRTRLGLDQPLFLQYLDWMAGVARGDLGTSLLTGAPVATELAQKAQVTVPLGILAMVIALVFSVPLGVASALRRGRADGTLITVGAQTLAAVPVVWAGMMLVVVFAVWLGWLPAQGFPRAGWTDPWAAWRALLLPAVTIGIVEGAMLLRFVRSATLQAVGQDYVRTAAAKGLTRTQALVRHGLPNVGLSVITVLGLQVAGIIVGAVVIEQLFSLPGIGRMLVTDVGQRDLPKVQGELLVLTGFVLVVGFLVDLFHRVVDPRQREAE